Proteins co-encoded in one Astyanax mexicanus isolate ESR-SI-001 chromosome 1, AstMex3_surface, whole genome shotgun sequence genomic window:
- the LOC125799068 gene encoding uncharacterized protein LOC125799068 codes for MPGEPNETVSGGWDPSWTRSRIPHHHISQAERYQPPIMPWTAEPSDIPAVDDWMRRSEEVWEETHRRIEAVLQRQKQQADRLRRETPLYSPGDRVWLSTRDFRQPDMHKKLSAKYIGPFKIIKRINEVTYRLDLPSHYRVCPSFHVSLLKPAIPGPLDETSLGAPPPPPVAMEGGPVYAVERLLDSRRRRGTLEYLVDWRGYGPEERSWVPATDVLDPLMVEDFHRSHPSRPAPRPRGRPRRRSPVPRRGRRRGSDSVHSLSSVRGSGRGRPRSRVSVHPVPASGRPVQVATGGGGVVSLCRPRPLLPSDSLEGAKINIVLAEVWASGPQPL; via the exons ATGCCTGGAGAACCCAATGAGACTGTCagcggtggatgggaccccagttggACAAGGAGCCGTATCCCACACCACCACATCAGTCAAGCTGAAC gctaccaaccacccatcatgccctggACAGCCGAACCCTCTGATATTCCCGCGGTTgacgattggatgcgtcggagcgaggaggtgtgggaggagactcatagGCGCATTGAGGCTGTTCTACAGCGACAGAAACAGCAGGCAGATCGCCTGCGCCGCGAGACCCCCCTCTATTCTCCCGGGGATCGGGTTTGGTTATcgaccagggatttccggcagcCAGATATGCATAAGAAGCTCTCAGCTAAGTATATTGGTCCCTTTAAGATTATCAAGAGAATTAATGAGGTCACTTATCGTCTCGACTTACCGTCTCATTATCGTGTATGCCCTTCTTTTCATGTTTCTCTGCTAAAGCCGGCTATCCCTGGTCCATTGGATGAGACTTCGCTTGgggcacctcctcctcctccagtggcTATGGAGGGTGGTCCAGTTTATGCAGTGGAACGATTATTGGACTCCAGGCGGAGAAGGGGGACCCTGGAGTATCTTGTGGACTGGAGGGGTTACGGACCagaggagagaagctgggtgcCGGCAACTGATGTTCTGGACCCTTTGATGGTGGAGGACTTTCATCGGTCTCATCCGTCCCGTCCTGCACCACGTCCCAGAGGTCGCCCTAGGAGACGGTCTCCGGTTCCACGAAGGGGTAGACGTCGTGGTTCGGACTCGGTCCATTCCCTcagttccgtccgcggctccGGAAGGGGTCGTCCTAGGTCCAGGGTCTCTGTCCATCCCGTTCCCGCTTCTGGACGGCCTGTCCAGGTTGCCACTGGGGGTGGTGGGGTTGTTTCCTTGTGTCGTCCTCGTCCTTTGTTAccttcggactctttggaggggg CTAAAATAAACATCGTCTTAGCCGAGGTGTGGGCCTCCGGTCCCCAGCCTCTGTGA